The Micromonospora sp. Llam0 genome contains a region encoding:
- a CDS encoding YcnI family protein, which translates to MHSTLRRVARAGAVAAIAGGAVLLASSPAAAHVTVTPTVTTADSYTVLTVSVPHGCDGSATTKVAIQIPDLINSVTPTINQGWTVEKVMATLDPPVTDSHGNELTERVAEIVYTAKTPLPEGHRDVFELSLRLPDAAGETLVFPAIQTCEQGETAWAQVPADGQDSHELDYPAPSFVVTAADADGTAAGDEPADDAEPTELTTAGSTTSDGGSVVGWIGLILGLFGFIAGGLALQRTRKTT; encoded by the coding sequence ATGCACTCCACCCTTCGTCGCGTCGCCCGCGCCGGTGCCGTCGCCGCAATCGCCGGTGGCGCCGTCCTGCTCGCCAGCTCCCCGGCGGCGGCGCACGTCACCGTCACCCCCACCGTGACCACCGCCGACTCCTACACCGTGCTGACGGTGTCGGTGCCGCACGGCTGCGACGGCTCGGCCACCACCAAGGTCGCCATCCAGATCCCCGACCTGATCAACTCGGTGACACCCACCATCAACCAGGGCTGGACGGTCGAGAAGGTGATGGCCACCCTCGACCCGCCGGTCACCGACAGCCACGGCAACGAGCTCACCGAGCGGGTCGCGGAGATCGTCTACACCGCCAAGACCCCGCTGCCCGAAGGCCACCGCGACGTGTTCGAGCTGTCCCTGCGGCTGCCCGACGCGGCCGGCGAGACCCTCGTCTTCCCCGCCATCCAGACCTGTGAGCAGGGCGAGACCGCCTGGGCGCAGGTGCCGGCGGACGGCCAGGACAGCCACGAACTGGACTACCCGGCACCGTCGTTCGTCGTCACCGCCGCCGACGCCGACGGCACCGCCGCCGGTGACGAGCCCGCCGACGACGCCGAGCCGACCGAGCTCACCACCGCCGGTTCCACCACCAGCGACGGCGGCTCCGTCGTCGGCTGGATCGGCCTGATCCTCGGCCTGTTCGGCTTCATCGCCGGCGGCCTGGCGCTGCAGCGCACCCGGAAGACCACATAG